In the Salinisphaera sp. T31B1 genome, one interval contains:
- a CDS encoding glycosyl transferase gives MSEVSLVVTSCGRLDLLEQTMRSFLAFNRYPIRKAILVEDSADADTYARVRVDFADMFDEVLCNDPKKGQIASIDHAYAHVDTPYIFHCEDDWLFLRGGFIEESLSVLERDPSLITVWLRELWDTNKHRIERDIHYTPKGVMYRNVAVEDELDWHGFTFNPGLRRLSDYQRIQPFTAVGHEYEINKRYWELGYHAAILERGAVEHLGHRRSERKKELGQDRRRASQRLKAWWRRQRSRARPD, from the coding sequence ATGTCAGAAGTCAGTCTCGTTGTCACCAGCTGTGGGCGCCTGGATCTGCTCGAACAGACGATGCGCAGTTTCCTGGCTTTCAATCGGTATCCGATCCGCAAGGCGATCCTGGTGGAGGACTCGGCCGATGCCGATACATATGCTCGGGTCAGGGTGGACTTCGCCGACATGTTCGACGAGGTGCTATGCAATGACCCCAAGAAAGGTCAGATCGCGAGTATCGACCATGCCTACGCGCACGTGGATACGCCCTATATCTTCCACTGTGAGGACGATTGGCTTTTTCTGCGCGGCGGCTTCATCGAAGAGTCGTTGTCCGTTCTTGAGCGGGACCCGAGCTTAATCACCGTCTGGCTACGCGAGCTGTGGGATACGAACAAGCATCGCATCGAGCGGGATATTCACTACACACCCAAAGGCGTGATGTATCGCAATGTCGCGGTCGAGGATGAACTCGACTGGCACGGGTTCACATTCAACCCCGGCCTACGCCGCCTGAGCGACTACCAGCGCATCCAGCCGTTCACCGCCGTCGGTCACGAGTACGAGATCAACAAGCGCTACTGGGAACTGGGCTATCACGCAGCGATCCTGGAACGCGGCGCGGTCGAACATCTGGGCCATCGGCGATCCGAGCGCAAGAAGGAGCTCGGCCAGGATCGCAGGCGCGCGAGCCAACGGCTCAAGGCGTGGTGGCGCCGTCAGCGGTCACGCGCCCGCCCGGACTGA
- a CDS encoding glycosyltransferase family 4 protein, with translation MSEATRRIAIVFRGIGDIGGTNNTIADHARHFRALGYEVDLIGEKVGKGGVTADMGRAVRIPRVLLLGRYKWRWFAARADRVVARNGYDFVAGHGHHTRQQVLSMHNCLHLAHEIVNNTPLVSRGSLVEIHDRILGAGRFHRCICNSQLMQADLSRRYAIEKDRLPVVYPGYRPEQFNRADRERYREPVRAELGVGENLLIGLVTSGDYVKRGLDLLLNAYAGLEAGLRNRTRLLVLGKQAGASAFVERARSLGIAERMHFVAHTRAPERYFHALDICVHPARVEEFGQSVQEAMACGVPVLTTRRVGAAELLSADWQSQLAPAPTVENLSAGLRQLISDPARRAASAEAGLRAVAGNTEAANFASTRTIYRQAGLPAAPVS, from the coding sequence ATGAGTGAGGCCACACGACGTATTGCCATCGTGTTCCGTGGCATCGGTGATATAGGCGGTACCAACAACACCATTGCCGATCATGCGCGCCATTTTCGGGCGCTGGGATACGAGGTCGATCTGATCGGCGAGAAGGTGGGCAAAGGTGGTGTCACTGCGGATATGGGGCGAGCGGTGCGAATCCCGAGGGTTTTGCTGCTGGGGCGTTACAAGTGGCGCTGGTTCGCCGCGCGGGCCGATCGCGTGGTCGCACGCAACGGCTACGATTTCGTCGCCGGCCACGGCCATCACACACGACAGCAGGTGTTGTCGATGCACAACTGCCTGCACCTGGCCCATGAGATCGTCAACAATACGCCCCTGGTTTCGCGCGGCAGCCTGGTCGAGATACACGATCGCATCCTCGGTGCTGGACGCTTTCATCGCTGTATCTGCAACTCACAACTCATGCAGGCGGATCTGTCACGCCGGTACGCCATCGAAAAGGATCGTTTGCCGGTGGTCTACCCCGGTTATCGGCCCGAGCAGTTCAATCGGGCCGACCGTGAGCGCTATCGGGAGCCGGTCCGGGCCGAACTCGGCGTGGGGGAGAACCTGCTGATCGGTCTGGTGACTTCGGGCGATTACGTCAAGCGCGGGCTGGATTTGCTATTGAACGCATACGCAGGGCTGGAGGCGGGCCTTCGGAATCGGACCCGGCTCCTGGTGCTCGGCAAGCAGGCGGGTGCCAGCGCGTTCGTCGAGCGCGCCCGATCGCTGGGCATTGCCGAACGCATGCATTTCGTGGCCCATACGCGTGCGCCCGAGCGTTATTTTCATGCTCTGGATATTTGTGTTCACCCGGCGCGTGTCGAGGAGTTCGGTCAGAGCGTGCAGGAAGCCATGGCCTGCGGTGTCCCGGTGCTGACCACCCGCCGGGTGGGTGCTGCAGAACTGCTCTCGGCCGACTGGCAGAGCCAGCTCGCGCCCGCACCGACCGTGGAAAATCTGAGCGCCGGCCTACGGCAACTGATCTCGGACCCCGCACGGCGTGCCGCCTCGGCCGAGGCAGGGCTGCGCGCAGTCGCCGGCAACACGGAGGCGGCAAATTTCGCCTCGACCCGGACCATCTACCGACAGGCCGGCCTGCCGGCGGCGCCGGTCAGCTGA